Proteins encoded together in one Nitrospira sp. window:
- a CDS encoding insulinase family protein, which yields MISLERACTMGVLILAGLVTAAVPVYANSPSLADRVIEHKLANGMTVLMVERHQAPIVSINMTFGVGGVNEQVGLTGLAHLYEHMAFKGTRTVGTRDYEREQAVLDDLTLVGNELDGRERAESTRAEMEGKPYVPSQEVQQLQRRFKELQDKAGEFVVGNEMALLYQRHGGVGLNASTGKDITRYVISLPANRLPLWAALESDRMAHPVLREFYKERGVVMEERRLRTDDSPNGLLYETFTSTAFQAHQYGVPTIGWGSDIMALTPAATEAFFKTYYGPNNATVAIVGDIKPKEVIALIEQTFGKIPAAPPIPSLVTEEPPQRGERRVEIEFDAEPALAIGYHKPTIGHPDDFVFDVIDEVLTEGVTSRLYGTLVRDKRLAASVLSDTNYPGVRAPNLFVIAATPLAPHTTAEVEAAIYDELDRLKSEPISTKEFERVLNGLDADLVRSLRSNSGLASQLAFYQTVAGTWRYVLSARDRIAAVTPADVQRVASQYLTKANRTVGVLVKKSADKKMAAAGEVAR from the coding sequence ATGATCAGCCTCGAGCGTGCGTGCACCATGGGTGTTCTGATCCTCGCCGGCCTGGTGACGGCGGCCGTCCCGGTTTATGCGAACTCGCCGAGTCTGGCCGACCGGGTCATCGAGCACAAACTGGCCAACGGCATGACCGTGCTGATGGTCGAACGGCATCAAGCCCCGATCGTCAGCATCAACATGACCTTCGGCGTCGGTGGTGTGAATGAACAGGTCGGCCTGACCGGTTTGGCGCATCTGTACGAACACATGGCCTTCAAAGGCACGCGCACGGTCGGCACCCGAGATTATGAGCGGGAACAGGCGGTGCTCGACGACCTGACGTTGGTCGGGAACGAATTGGACGGGCGGGAGCGAGCGGAATCGACGCGCGCGGAGATGGAAGGGAAGCCCTACGTTCCCTCCCAGGAGGTGCAGCAGCTGCAGCGGCGGTTTAAGGAACTGCAGGACAAAGCCGGCGAGTTCGTGGTGGGCAACGAGATGGCGCTGTTGTATCAACGCCACGGCGGGGTCGGACTGAATGCCTCGACCGGCAAGGACATTACCCGGTACGTGATCAGCTTACCCGCCAATCGGCTCCCGCTCTGGGCCGCGCTGGAGTCCGACCGGATGGCGCATCCCGTGTTGCGCGAGTTTTACAAGGAACGGGGAGTGGTCATGGAAGAGCGCCGGCTTCGGACGGACGACAGTCCCAACGGTCTGCTCTATGAAACGTTCACGTCCACCGCGTTCCAGGCGCATCAGTACGGTGTGCCCACGATCGGCTGGGGGTCGGACATCATGGCGCTCACGCCTGCTGCGACGGAGGCCTTCTTCAAGACCTACTACGGACCGAACAATGCGACGGTGGCCATTGTCGGCGATATCAAGCCGAAGGAGGTCATCGCGCTAATCGAACAGACGTTCGGGAAAATTCCGGCTGCGCCGCCCATTCCGTCGCTGGTGACGGAAGAGCCGCCGCAACGCGGAGAACGGCGGGTCGAAATCGAGTTCGACGCGGAACCGGCGCTGGCCATCGGTTACCACAAGCCGACCATCGGGCATCCGGACGATTTCGTGTTTGACGTGATCGACGAAGTGCTGACCGAAGGCGTCACCTCGCGACTGTATGGGACGCTGGTGCGGGACAAGCGACTGGCTGCATCGGTGTTGTCGGATACCAACTATCCCGGGGTGCGTGCTCCCAATTTGTTCGTGATTGCGGCGACGCCGCTGGCTCCCCATACCACTGCAGAAGTAGAGGCGGCTATCTATGACGAACTTGATCGGCTGAAATCAGAGCCGATTTCGACCAAGGAGTTCGAACGTGTGCTCAACGGATTGGATGCGGATCTGGTGCGGTCATTGCGCTCGAACAGCGGGCTCGCGTCGCAGCTGGCGTTTTATCAAACGGTGGCCGGCACCTGGCGCTATGTGCTGAGCGCGCGTGATCGGATC
- a CDS encoding HAD-IA family hydrolase, giving the protein MTKKAEVDLLIFDLDGTLIESKWDIAESVNLTLRDLGVPERPQEEIFGFVGDGVKKLLRLAVGEGKTDLYDEALRVFRGHYLAHCLDRTVFYPGIDKVLTHFSAKPKAVATNKSIEYTNVILNGLAPAHFVYVVGGDNGFGLKPEPGMLVHVMEQLGVEKDRTVLIGDSTNDINGGHNAGIRVCAVGYGMGNRQRMAACQPDWFIERPEELMELFI; this is encoded by the coding sequence ATGACGAAGAAAGCGGAAGTCGATTTGCTCATCTTCGACCTCGACGGGACCCTCATCGAGTCGAAGTGGGACATTGCCGAGAGCGTCAATTTGACGCTGCGCGATTTGGGCGTGCCCGAGCGCCCGCAGGAGGAAATTTTCGGGTTCGTCGGCGACGGCGTGAAGAAGCTCTTGCGCTTGGCGGTGGGCGAGGGCAAGACCGATTTATACGATGAAGCGCTGCGGGTCTTTCGCGGACATTATCTGGCCCATTGTCTCGACCGCACGGTGTTTTATCCTGGTATCGACAAGGTCCTGACGCATTTCTCCGCCAAGCCCAAGGCCGTGGCGACGAATAAGTCGATCGAATATACCAACGTGATTTTGAATGGATTGGCCCCGGCACATTTCGTCTACGTGGTCGGCGGCGACAACGGATTCGGCCTGAAGCCCGAGCCGGGCATGTTGGTGCATGTGATGGAACAACTCGGCGTCGAGAAGGATCGCACGGTCCTCATCGGCGACAGCACGAACGATATCAACGGTGGGCACAATGCGGGCATTCGGGTCTGTGCAGTGGGGTACGGCATGGGCAACCGCCAACGAATGGCGGCCTGCCAGCCTGATTGGTTTATTGAACGACCGGAAGAATTGATGGAGCTCTTCATATGA
- the pyk gene encoding pyruvate kinase: MRKAKIVCTIGPASDGAGVLDQLIQSGMNAARLNFSHGTHASHGQAIKVVRESADRQGVAVAIIQDLQGPRIRVGDIDGALELAAGGRVRLRTMALRSGGQIGARTVHPSDTMQEIPVTYQALTRDIRPGAKILIDDGLVELTADRVVDGMVECTVVVGGRVTSHKGMNLPGTVVSAPTLTDKDRDDLRFGVAQGVDYIALSFVRGAEDVIAAKRLIAECGGDVPVIAKIERQEAVTDLDAILTHADGVMVARGDLGVELGPEAVPVLQKRIIATANRHRRLVITATQMLESMTQHTRPTRAEASDVANAVFDGTDAVMLSAETAVGHYPVEVVQVMDRIVRAAEVETGPAFVRRAAADDRRLSFEEAVCLSASSAAAATGASAIVAFSVRGMTARLVSKHRPAAPIISFTPFASVRRQMALYWGVLPHTMAQISTTDERVNEAERRLKAEGLVELGQRIVILSGTRVGQPGGTNLMKLHEVG, from the coding sequence ATGCGGAAAGCGAAAATCGTCTGCACCATCGGCCCGGCGAGCGATGGCGCGGGCGTGCTCGATCAGCTCATCCAGAGCGGGATGAACGCGGCTCGCTTGAACTTTTCCCATGGCACCCATGCCTCTCATGGGCAGGCCATCAAAGTCGTTCGTGAGTCGGCCGACCGTCAGGGCGTCGCCGTCGCGATCATTCAAGACCTGCAGGGCCCGCGCATTCGCGTCGGCGACATCGACGGCGCCTTGGAGTTGGCGGCCGGTGGCCGGGTGCGGTTGCGAACGATGGCCTTGCGATCCGGCGGACAGATCGGCGCCAGGACGGTGCATCCTTCCGATACCATGCAGGAGATCCCGGTCACCTATCAGGCACTGACCAGAGACATTCGGCCAGGGGCCAAAATACTCATCGATGACGGGCTCGTGGAGTTGACGGCCGATCGTGTCGTTGATGGTATGGTGGAATGTACCGTCGTGGTGGGTGGTCGCGTGACCTCCCATAAGGGCATGAATCTGCCCGGTACCGTGGTCAGCGCCCCGACCTTGACGGACAAGGATCGGGACGATCTGCGGTTCGGTGTGGCGCAGGGTGTGGACTATATCGCGCTTTCGTTCGTGCGCGGGGCGGAGGATGTCATTGCCGCGAAGCGGTTGATCGCCGAATGTGGCGGCGATGTGCCGGTCATTGCGAAAATCGAGCGGCAGGAAGCCGTGACGGATTTGGACGCGATTCTGACGCATGCCGACGGGGTGATGGTGGCGCGAGGCGATCTGGGAGTTGAGCTGGGGCCTGAGGCGGTGCCGGTGTTGCAGAAGCGCATCATCGCGACCGCCAACCGCCATCGGCGTCTGGTTATCACCGCGACGCAAATGTTGGAATCGATGACGCAACATACGCGGCCCACACGGGCGGAGGCCTCGGACGTGGCCAATGCTGTGTTTGACGGGACCGATGCCGTGATGCTCTCGGCGGAAACGGCTGTCGGGCACTATCCGGTTGAAGTGGTGCAAGTGATGGATCGAATCGTCCGGGCGGCGGAAGTCGAAACGGGGCCGGCCTTCGTCAGGAGGGCCGCGGCTGACGATCGACGTCTGAGTTTCGAGGAGGCCGTCTGTCTGTCCGCTTCATCGGCGGCGGCCGCGACCGGTGCGAGTGCCATCGTCGCATTCAGCGTGCGCGGCATGACGGCCAGGCTGGTGTCGAAGCACCGTCCGGCCGCCCCGATCATTAGTTTTACACCCTTCGCGTCGGTTCGGAGGCAAATGGCCTTATACTGGGGAGTGCTGCCTCACACGATGGCGCAGATTTCGACCACCGACGAGCGGGTCAACGAAGCGGAGCGTCGATTGAAGGCAGAAGGCCTGGTGGAGCTGGGGCAGCGTATTGTCATTCTGTCCGGGACCAGAGTCGGGCAGCCCGGCGGAACGAATCTTATGAAGCTGCATGAGGTAGGATAG
- a CDS encoding 6-phosphofructokinase, translating to MSGAEKPSTDQLDFVTMDGLLAYGESLARRVSSGRFQLPPPPPPSTDRPERAQAALDRIRTFVQRTQSGLPSAEAYRAARQELLTEACDGDPVVFFAAWNLLLARGELAPLYRAPIGTTQKPTHRRPVAIVPRTQLTPQLAEGRIVLDLGDDRFWLLPRDLGDRTLFLTMRHGVSEVESKTHRVGRRLANVLDPARGVPRADAVGAALARMVGVVGQQLGYLQLRNYLDPRTFLHLISHSPNTEQLCRRITQALLPDRADAVHPHVESTLESQDFGWVTGMEKQAELDAAAQAFGVDTKTAKRLIKHPFYCYPGGHSFFDLYVDVIDGLHRLGRAHPGEVLCLYTHSSTLRALRIYLDPRPFREAFSEFGEYKEGQDNVVLLTLENGKLSGYSTAVGLIESDRVAREAWVTVERERSQRVTLKPGRIKRLLALVSGGDFGGGGAALKELRVTGNRFGLDVLFVRHGFLGLANNWIDAVTEEDTRGMSSHASSPIGSSRFEDFKDEQVQRAAMRSLAPYLEDSALVVLGGDGSLRGARAIHETYGVQVVGIPGTIDNNIAGTTSLGFHSAVALANQSIESLKATSAAMGSIFFVEVMGAGSGHLALACAYQARAEGILVNEHPDPDAYIEDVVLGTLTRTLGVPNKSHIFIVAERTPHRHHKEGGVHGLVDYVAHTIASWPPRREPSGQYSLASATKATILGHTLRGAPPTPEDKMIAQHLAYETVRRLVEQPDSIVGCMVAYHDPHRMETIPLHAVSPKPFDWELFTRMHGAELPHQSV from the coding sequence ATGAGCGGAGCGGAGAAGCCATCCACCGATCAGTTGGATTTCGTCACGATGGACGGTTTGCTGGCCTATGGCGAATCACTCGCCCGGCGCGTCTCGAGCGGGCGATTCCAGTTGCCGCCGCCCCCTCCTCCGTCCACCGACAGACCGGAGCGCGCACAGGCCGCACTCGACCGCATCAGAACCTTCGTCCAGCGGACGCAATCCGGCTTGCCCAGCGCCGAAGCCTATCGCGCCGCGCGGCAGGAACTGCTGACCGAAGCCTGCGACGGGGACCCGGTGGTGTTCTTTGCTGCGTGGAACCTCTTGCTCGCGCGCGGCGAACTCGCGCCGTTGTATCGGGCGCCGATCGGCACCACGCAAAAGCCCACCCATCGCCGCCCAGTGGCAATCGTCCCGCGAACCCAACTGACCCCGCAGCTCGCCGAAGGGCGAATCGTACTCGATTTGGGCGACGACCGCTTCTGGCTGCTGCCGCGCGACCTCGGCGACCGCACATTGTTTCTCACGATGCGGCACGGGGTGTCAGAGGTGGAGAGCAAGACGCATCGCGTCGGCCGGCGACTGGCGAACGTGCTGGATCCCGCACGCGGCGTGCCCAGAGCCGATGCCGTCGGTGCGGCCCTGGCCCGCATGGTGGGCGTGGTCGGCCAGCAATTGGGATACCTGCAGCTGCGCAACTATCTGGATCCTCGTACCTTCCTGCATCTCATCAGCCATAGCCCGAATACCGAACAACTCTGCCGGCGCATCACCCAGGCGCTCCTACCGGACCGGGCAGACGCCGTGCATCCCCATGTCGAGTCGACCTTGGAATCGCAGGATTTCGGCTGGGTCACGGGCATGGAGAAACAGGCAGAACTCGACGCGGCTGCGCAGGCGTTCGGGGTGGATACGAAAACCGCCAAGCGACTGATCAAACATCCCTTCTACTGTTACCCCGGTGGGCATTCATTTTTTGACCTCTACGTCGATGTGATCGACGGGTTGCACCGGTTGGGCCGTGCGCACCCCGGAGAAGTGCTCTGTCTGTACACCCATAGTTCGACCTTACGCGCCCTGCGCATCTATCTCGATCCACGCCCCTTCCGCGAGGCCTTTTCCGAGTTCGGCGAATATAAGGAGGGCCAGGATAATGTGGTGTTGCTCACATTGGAGAACGGCAAACTGTCCGGCTACTCCACCGCCGTGGGATTGATTGAAAGCGATCGGGTCGCCCGGGAAGCCTGGGTGACCGTAGAACGGGAACGCAGCCAGCGCGTCACGCTCAAGCCGGGACGGATCAAGCGCCTCCTGGCCCTGGTGTCCGGTGGCGATTTCGGCGGCGGCGGCGCAGCCCTGAAGGAACTGCGCGTCACCGGGAATCGTTTCGGGTTGGACGTGTTGTTCGTCCGGCATGGATTCCTCGGTCTGGCCAACAACTGGATCGATGCCGTCACCGAAGAAGATACGCGGGGCATGAGCAGCCATGCCAGCAGCCCCATCGGCAGCAGCCGTTTCGAAGACTTCAAGGACGAACAGGTGCAGCGCGCGGCCATGCGCTCTCTCGCGCCCTATCTCGAGGACTCCGCGCTGGTCGTCCTGGGAGGCGACGGAAGCTTGCGGGGGGCGCGGGCCATCCATGAAACCTACGGCGTGCAGGTGGTAGGCATTCCCGGCACCATCGACAACAATATCGCCGGCACGACCTCGTTGGGATTCCATTCGGCTGTCGCGCTCGCGAATCAATCCATCGAATCACTGAAGGCTACCAGCGCCGCCATGGGGAGCATCTTTTTTGTCGAAGTCATGGGCGCCGGATCCGGACACCTGGCGCTGGCCTGTGCCTATCAAGCCAGGGCGGAGGGCATCCTGGTGAATGAGCATCCGGACCCAGACGCGTACATCGAGGACGTGGTGCTCGGTACCCTCACACGCACATTAGGGGTGCCCAATAAGAGCCACATCTTCATCGTGGCGGAACGCACCCCTCACCGTCATCACAAGGAGGGCGGAGTCCACGGACTGGTCGATTATGTGGCCCACACCATTGCCTCCTGGCCGCCGCGCAGAGAACCCTCAGGTCAGTATTCGCTCGCCTCGGCGACGAAGGCCACGATTCTCGGACACACCTTGCGAGGCGCGCCACCAACGCCGGAAGACAAAATGATCGCACAACACCTGGCCTATGAAACGGTCCGCCGTCTCGTGGAACAGCCGGACAGCATCGTCGGGTGCATGGTCGCCTATCATGATCCCCACCGGATGGAAACGATTCCACTGCATGCTGTATCGCCCAAACCGTTCGACTGGGAATTGTTTACACGCATGCATGGAGCCGAGTTGCCGCACCAATCGGTCTAA
- a CDS encoding barstar family protein, which yields MSITALQSIKKPWAHLLVHAEGEALDKLLSVPSHFVTKIISGKKCKTKAGLLDEFSRVFSFPDYFGHNWDALEECLADLDWVPAKGYLILVTDADQVLTKPDEEDDFETFVEILSEAGEAWSLKESDDATGNGLPFHAVLAVSERHKRSRHNWFAPPLAMERKSAKPAGTKGAKPSGR from the coding sequence ATGTCGATTACCGCACTCCAGTCGATCAAAAAGCCCTGGGCGCATCTCCTGGTGCACGCCGAAGGAGAGGCCCTCGATAAACTGCTCTCTGTCCCGTCACATTTTGTCACCAAAATCATCTCCGGCAAGAAATGCAAAACCAAGGCGGGACTGCTGGACGAGTTCAGCCGGGTCTTCTCCTTTCCGGACTATTTCGGCCACAACTGGGATGCGCTCGAAGAATGTCTGGCCGACCTCGACTGGGTACCGGCCAAGGGCTATCTCATCCTGGTGACGGATGCCGATCAGGTGCTGACGAAACCGGACGAGGAGGACGATTTTGAAACGTTTGTCGAGATTCTGAGCGAGGCCGGAGAAGCCTGGAGTCTGAAAGAATCCGATGATGCCACCGGCAACGGCCTGCCATTCCATGCGGTGCTGGCCGTGTCCGAGCGGCATAAACGAAGCCGCCACAATTGGTTCGCCCCACCGTTGGCCATGGAACGGAAGTCGGCCAAACCCGCAGGAACCAAGGGAGCCAAACCAAGCGGTCGGTAG
- a CDS encoding DUF937 domain-containing protein, with amino-acid sequence MGLLDQLGQAAAGMMGQGKDQNPLMQAVVGLLGQQSAVGGLSGLIAAFQKNGLGDIVNSWVSTGKNLPISPQQIQQGLGGDLLKQLAAQAGVSSDAAGNQLANLLPGLIDKLTPDGKLPDSHLIEQGLNLLRGKLG; translated from the coding sequence ATGGGACTGCTCGATCAACTCGGCCAGGCTGCAGCAGGTATGATGGGACAAGGAAAAGACCAGAATCCGTTGATGCAAGCCGTGGTCGGCCTGCTGGGGCAACAGAGCGCCGTCGGCGGACTGAGCGGGCTCATTGCGGCCTTCCAGAAGAACGGGCTGGGCGACATCGTCAATTCGTGGGTCAGCACGGGAAAGAACCTGCCGATCTCTCCGCAACAAATCCAGCAGGGTTTGGGTGGGGACCTCCTAAAGCAACTGGCCGCTCAAGCGGGGGTAAGTTCGGATGCGGCCGGCAACCAGCTTGCGAACCTGCTTCCCGGCCTTATCGACAAGCTGACCCCGGACGGCAAACTGCCTGATTCACACCTGATTGAACAGGGACTGAATTTGTTACGGGGAAAACTTGGCTAG
- the hemL gene encoding glutamate-1-semialdehyde 2,1-aminomutase, translated as MKTLRSEQLFAEAQQVIPGGVNSPVRAFRSVGGQPRFIEHAKGARLYDVDGNSYLDYVLSWGPMILGHAPATVTKAIQLAATKGTSYGAPTELEIRLATMIREALPSMEQVRLVSSGTEAVMSAIRVARAYTKRDGILKFEGCYHGHSDYLLAKAGSGLTTLGIPDCPGVPEDFTKHTLTAPYNDLAATEKLIKKHYRQLACIIVEPIAGNMGVIPPSPEFLEGLRKLTDAHGMLLIFDEVISGFRVQYGGAQTLYGIKPDLTILGKIIGGGLPVGAYGGAKDIMKMIAPSGPVYQAGTLSGNPLAVTAGIETLKRLSKPGTYDQLEQRSAALADGLGEAARKAGVALAQTRIASMMCAFFTQGPVVDWATAKKSDTKAYAKFFHQMLEAGVYLAPSQFEAAFMSLAHTPRDIDRTINAAHTAFKNL; from the coding sequence ATGAAAACACTACGCTCAGAGCAGCTCTTCGCAGAGGCACAGCAGGTTATTCCCGGTGGCGTGAATAGTCCGGTTCGCGCGTTTCGCTCGGTGGGCGGGCAACCTCGATTCATTGAGCACGCCAAGGGCGCACGCCTCTATGATGTCGACGGAAACAGCTACCTTGATTACGTCCTCTCTTGGGGACCGATGATCCTCGGTCATGCACCGGCCACGGTGACGAAAGCCATTCAGCTGGCCGCCACGAAGGGCACCAGCTACGGCGCCCCCACCGAATTGGAAATCCGGCTGGCCACCATGATTCGCGAAGCCCTCCCTTCCATGGAGCAGGTGCGGCTCGTGAGCTCAGGCACCGAGGCGGTGATGAGCGCGATCCGGGTCGCCCGCGCCTATACCAAACGCGACGGCATCCTGAAGTTCGAAGGCTGCTACCACGGGCACAGCGACTACCTCCTGGCGAAGGCCGGCTCAGGGCTCACCACCCTCGGCATTCCCGACTGTCCCGGCGTGCCGGAAGATTTCACGAAACACACGTTGACCGCCCCCTATAACGACCTCGCGGCCACGGAAAAATTGATCAAGAAACACTATCGGCAACTCGCCTGCATCATCGTCGAGCCGATCGCCGGGAACATGGGCGTCATCCCCCCTTCGCCTGAGTTCTTAGAAGGCCTGCGCAAACTCACCGATGCCCACGGCATGCTCCTGATTTTTGACGAAGTCATCTCAGGGTTCCGTGTTCAATACGGAGGAGCGCAGACGCTCTACGGAATCAAGCCGGATCTGACGATTTTGGGCAAGATCATCGGTGGGGGATTACCGGTCGGAGCCTACGGCGGAGCGAAGGACATTATGAAGATGATTGCGCCCTCGGGCCCTGTGTACCAAGCCGGCACCTTGTCAGGCAACCCCTTGGCCGTCACCGCCGGCATCGAGACACTCAAGCGCCTCAGCAAACCGGGAACCTATGATCAGTTGGAACAGCGATCGGCCGCGCTAGCCGATGGCCTGGGAGAGGCCGCGCGGAAAGCCGGCGTGGCCCTGGCGCAGACCCGCATCGCATCCATGATGTGTGCATTCTTTACGCAGGGACCGGTCGTGGATTGGGCAACAGCCAAGAAATCGGATACAAAAGCCTACGCCAAGTTCTTTCACCAGATGCTGGAGGCGGGAGTCTATCTAGCCCCGTCGCAGTTTGAAGCCGCCTTTATGTCCTTGGCCCACACGCCCCGGGACATCGATCGCACGATCAACGCCGCGCACACGGCATTCAAGAACCTCTGA
- a CDS encoding thermonuclease family protein has translation MLHHFVPDSRFLSRLTLLLLVASPTSTAFALEEERRSTLHTYTPAIRNDPSPFHCTDCWDLKPDQRSSLPQHQAQRSRRGHHDRGLRPHKNPFAKKSHSFSRGLRSLPRHALSMGGFERTVEPWQVRTVDGDTIRYGTDRIRIRGYNAPELSEPGGRDAAIRLEQLMQESTISIVPHGHDVYGRTLADVFVNGQNVADVMTGEGFGKKG, from the coding sequence ATGCTGCACCACTTTGTGCCCGACTCCCGCTTTTTGAGCCGGTTGACTCTCCTGTTGCTCGTCGCCTCACCCACCTCAACCGCATTCGCCTTGGAGGAAGAACGCCGCTCGACGCTGCATACCTATACCCCTGCCATCAGAAACGATCCAAGCCCATTCCACTGCACTGACTGCTGGGACCTGAAACCGGATCAACGCTCGTCGCTTCCTCAGCATCAGGCCCAACGATCTCGACGCGGGCATCATGATCGAGGCCTTCGCCCGCACAAAAACCCGTTCGCGAAAAAGTCACATTCGTTCAGTCGAGGATTGAGATCGCTTCCGCGGCATGCCTTGTCGATGGGTGGATTCGAGCGAACCGTGGAACCCTGGCAAGTCCGCACCGTCGACGGCGACACGATCCGCTACGGCACCGATCGTATCCGCATTCGCGGCTACAACGCGCCGGAACTGTCGGAACCGGGCGGACGAGACGCCGCCATTCGGCTGGAGCAGCTGATGCAGGAGAGCACGATCAGCATTGTCCCTCACGGCCACGACGTCTACGGCCGCACCCTGGCCGATGTCTTTGTGAACGGACAAAACGTGGCGGACGTGATGACGGGGGAAGGATTTGGGAAAAAAGGCTAG
- a CDS encoding dihydrofolate reductase family protein, which yields MKTQYYTATSLDGFIATEDNSLEWLFPLGDVNETSYPSFIADVGALAMGSATYEWMLRHTDNIAAQTGSPWPYSQPTWVFSTRALPLVPKADVRLARGDVRPIHAEMRQAAGSKNIWIVGGGDLAGQFYDAGLLDEVIVQVGSVTLGRGKPLFPRRVTNPPLRLVSVHKIGPGFAELRYEMPKDTQAGST from the coding sequence ATGAAGACGCAATACTATACGGCCACCAGCCTCGACGGGTTCATTGCCACCGAAGACAACTCGCTAGAGTGGCTGTTTCCACTCGGCGACGTGAACGAGACGAGTTATCCCTCATTCATTGCGGATGTCGGAGCCTTGGCCATGGGATCAGCGACCTACGAATGGATGTTGCGTCATACCGACAACATTGCCGCCCAGACCGGCTCGCCATGGCCCTATTCCCAGCCGACATGGGTATTCTCCACCCGTGCACTTCCTCTCGTGCCGAAGGCCGACGTTCGCCTGGCTCGAGGAGATGTTCGACCCATTCATGCTGAAATGAGACAGGCTGCGGGCTCAAAGAATATCTGGATTGTGGGTGGTGGAGATCTCGCCGGGCAATTTTACGATGCCGGGCTACTGGACGAAGTGATCGTTCAAGTCGGTTCTGTCACACTGGGACGCGGCAAACCACTCTTTCCACGCCGCGTCACGAATCCGCCCCTCCGATTAGTATCCGTGCACAAGATCGGACCGGGCTTCGCCGAGTTGCGATATGAGATGCCGAAAGACACGCAAGCCGGTTCGACCTAG
- a CDS encoding DUF1398 family protein has protein sequence MNAKEIAKLAQATLNGSMPFPEIVGKLIANDVEYYHVDYALGSFSFYSATGAVVTAPLVFEGLPPIAEHFDAAALKAAILDSQQHGQKFRAFCERAVKAGVQSYFAFLRGKRVIYFGRQGDQHTEWFPGARPSEVSQ, from the coding sequence ATGAACGCGAAGGAGATTGCGAAATTGGCGCAGGCTACCCTCAATGGATCGATGCCCTTTCCTGAGATCGTCGGCAAACTAATCGCCAATGATGTCGAGTACTATCATGTGGACTATGCCCTCGGATCCTTTTCATTCTACAGCGCCACGGGAGCAGTCGTGACCGCACCCCTTGTCTTCGAAGGCCTGCCGCCAATCGCAGAGCACTTCGATGCGGCCGCACTTAAAGCCGCCATTCTCGACAGCCAGCAGCATGGGCAAAAATTTCGCGCTTTTTGTGAGCGCGCCGTCAAGGCAGGAGTGCAGAGTTACTTTGCGTTTCTTCGAGGCAAGCGCGTCATTTATTTCGGCCGCCAAGGCGATCAGCATACCGAGTGGTTTCCAGGCGCGAGGCCAAGCGAGGTAAGCCAGTGA
- a CDS encoding GNAT family N-acetyltransferase — translation MLYPTELFTPRLIIRQWRPSDLEPFAAMNADAEVMRYYPETWTREQSDAFAQRVMRLIETRGWGFWAVEERASNQFIGFVGLHVPSDDLPFSPCVEVGWRLAKHDWGLGYATEAAQRAVAFAFQQLHLMELVAFTAIANRKSRAVMKRLGMRLDSEFDHPQVPVESELRRHVLYRLRPPV, via the coding sequence ATGCTCTATCCCACTGAACTTTTCACTCCCCGTCTTATTATCCGACAGTGGCGACCATCCGATTTGGAACCCTTCGCGGCAATGAATGCCGACGCCGAGGTCATGCGTTACTACCCGGAGACCTGGACGAGGGAACAAAGCGATGCGTTTGCTCAACGAGTCATGCGGCTGATCGAGACGCGTGGCTGGGGTTTCTGGGCTGTCGAAGAACGAGCGTCGAACCAGTTCATCGGCTTCGTCGGCTTACATGTTCCATCGGATGATCTACCGTTCTCCCCCTGCGTAGAAGTCGGCTGGCGCCTCGCCAAACATGACTGGGGCTTGGGTTATGCCACGGAGGCCGCACAACGAGCCGTCGCATTCGCCTTTCAGCAACTTCACCTGATGGAACTCGTGGCCTTTACCGCCATCGCCAATCGGAAATCGCGTGCCGTGATGAAGCGTCTCGGGATGCGGCTTGACTCCGAATTCGATCATCCGCAGGTACCTGTCGAATCCGAGCTGCGCCGGCATGTGCTCTATCGCCTTCGCCCGCCGGTGTAA